One Persicobacter psychrovividus DNA window includes the following coding sequences:
- a CDS encoding HAD-IA family hydrolase — protein sequence MKKQIIIPAHIKGLIFDVDGTLADTMPTHYLAWKAIADRYGFEFPESLFYEWAGKPTTEVTALLNQRHGLSLDIERVSAEKEEAYLALADQVQPISITVDVAKAYHGKLPMSAGTGNIPHLTTHSLKAIGLEEIITTIVTIEDVAKPKPDPETFARCAELMGVAPEDCAVFEDGDHGIAAGKALGMTIFDVRDYLD from the coding sequence ATGAAAAAGCAGATTATTATCCCTGCGCACATCAAAGGGTTGATCTTTGATGTAGATGGAACTTTGGCTGATACCATGCCAACGCATTATTTGGCATGGAAAGCCATTGCTGACCGCTATGGATTTGAGTTCCCAGAATCGCTGTTTTATGAATGGGCAGGAAAACCAACGACTGAAGTAACGGCATTGCTTAATCAGCGCCACGGCCTTTCATTAGACATTGAGCGGGTTTCTGCAGAGAAAGAAGAGGCTTACCTCGCGCTCGCCGATCAGGTTCAGCCGATTTCCATCACGGTAGATGTAGCCAAAGCTTACCACGGAAAACTACCGATGTCCGCAGGAACGGGAAACATTCCTCACCTGACCACACATAGCTTGAAAGCCATCGGTTTGGAGGAAATCATCACGACCATCGTAACGATCGAAGATGTTGCCAAGCCCAAACCTGACCCTGAGACTTTCGCCCGCTGTGCTGAATTAATGGGTGTTGCTCCTGAAGATTGTGCTGTATTTGAAGACGGTGACCACGGAATTGCTGCTGGCAAGGCACTTGGAATGACCATCTTTGACGTTCGGGATTATCTGGATTAA
- a CDS encoding DUF6728 family protein, giving the protein MKESTDEKPKGWKAYFQFSEVLGYFFRKKDPNRPTSFSLKMMHGVNKISILMFLIGVVYLVVRRLMY; this is encoded by the coding sequence ATGAAAGAATCTACCGATGAAAAACCAAAGGGCTGGAAAGCCTATTTTCAGTTCTCTGAAGTTTTAGGCTACTTTTTCAGAAAGAAAGACCCTAATCGTCCGACCTCCTTCAGCCTGAAAATGATGCACGGAGTCAATAAAATCTCTATCCTGATGTTTCTGATAGGGGTAGTGTATTTGGTAGTGCGTAGGTTGATGTATTAA
- a CDS encoding ABC transporter permease, which translates to MSNLGKYCLFIKSLFVNRERFSLYVRLTFEEAVEIGYNSIIIVALISTFIGGVTAIQTAYNMTNPLIPNTVIGFIVREMTFLELAPTITALVFAGKVGSSIAGQIGTMRITEQISALEVMGINSSSYLVLPKITATMITYPLLVILAIALGLTGGYLSTTLTGALTPVEYIQGIRTEFIPWNVAFALIKSIVFAFIISSVSAYEGFFTTGGALEVGKSSTRAVTNSCLIILVADFFLAELLL; encoded by the coding sequence ATTTCGAATTTAGGAAAGTATTGTTTATTCATTAAATCCCTTTTCGTCAATAGAGAAAGATTTAGTCTTTACGTTAGATTGACGTTTGAGGAAGCGGTGGAGATCGGTTACAACTCCATCATCATTGTTGCACTGATATCGACTTTTATTGGTGGTGTTACGGCTATTCAAACTGCCTACAACATGACCAACCCACTGATCCCCAATACCGTGATTGGCTTTATTGTTAGAGAAATGACCTTTCTTGAGCTTGCCCCAACCATTACAGCACTGGTATTTGCCGGAAAAGTAGGGTCGAGCATTGCTGGGCAAATCGGCACCATGCGAATCACCGAGCAGATTTCTGCCCTGGAGGTGATGGGTATCAACTCTTCGAGCTATTTGGTCCTTCCGAAAATCACCGCGACCATGATCACCTACCCTTTGTTGGTCATTCTCGCTATTGCACTCGGCCTGACAGGCGGTTACTTATCGACTACCCTTACAGGAGCACTTACGCCAGTTGAATATATTCAGGGAATTCGCACAGAATTTATCCCATGGAATGTGGCATTTGCACTGATCAAGTCCATTGTTTTTGCTTTTATCATTTCGAGTGTTTCAGCCTACGAGGGCTTCTTCACCACAGGAGGTGCTTTGGAGGTTGGTAAATCATCGACAAGAGCGGTAACAAACAGCTGTTTGATTATTTTGGTGGCTGATTTCTTCCTTGCTGAATTGTTATTATAA
- the ispG gene encoding (E)-4-hydroxy-3-methylbut-2-enyl-diphosphate synthase produces MSENNNLEGKYCPSLTRYQRRKASVVHIGKVPMGGDFPIRVQSMTTVDTMDTQAVVEETIRMVDAGCEYVRITAPSKKEAENLANIKAELLKRGYDVPLVADIHFTPNAAEVAARIIEKVRINPGNYADKKRFEQIEYTDEEYQAELDRIRARFAPLVEICKAHGTAMRIGTNHGSLSDRIMSRYGDTPLGMVESALEFLRICEDLDYHEVVLSMKASNTRIMVQAYRMLVERMEQEGMRPYPLHLGVTEAGDGEDGRIKSAVGIGTLLEDGIGDTVRVSLTEAPEAEAPVAKKLIDRYVGRAEHAEIPALKQSPVNPYTYERRKTQEVSVFGGAQVPRVIADISALTARGEVQYKDLKVIGHHYLPELDKWKMGDLGADMVYVGKHPLPFMLPNGLKALVDASLWQQQEADEHQYPVFTAQEWLATARQHEALNFIRLSMADWSEALKASLKDYPVVFLLETENDHAMVATRRLIFQLMMENVNVPVVAWKRYAELEEEDFQVHASTDVGGLLIDGLGDGVMLSPKFVDQDADAMMTRVKMYNQVSFGILQAARTRMTKTEYISCPSCGRTLFDLQETTAMIRQRTDHLKGVKIGIMGCIVNGPGEMADADYGYVGSGVGKITLYRGQEVVKRNVPSENAVNELIEIIKEDDNWFDPQS; encoded by the coding sequence ATGTCAGAGAATAATAATTTAGAAGGTAAATATTGTCCGAGCCTTACCCGCTATCAGCGTCGAAAGGCGTCTGTAGTTCATATAGGGAAAGTGCCGATGGGCGGAGATTTTCCGATACGGGTACAATCCATGACCACGGTGGATACCATGGATACTCAGGCGGTGGTAGAAGAAACCATCCGTATGGTAGATGCTGGCTGTGAGTATGTCCGCATTACCGCACCCTCCAAAAAGGAAGCGGAGAATTTAGCCAATATCAAGGCGGAATTACTCAAAAGAGGCTACGATGTCCCTTTGGTGGCTGATATTCATTTTACTCCCAATGCGGCGGAAGTGGCTGCACGCATTATCGAGAAGGTGCGGATTAACCCAGGGAATTATGCTGATAAAAAACGCTTTGAGCAGATAGAATACACTGATGAGGAATATCAGGCGGAGCTGGATCGTATCCGCGCCAGATTTGCCCCGTTGGTTGAAATTTGTAAAGCGCACGGTACGGCGATGCGTATCGGTACCAACCATGGGTCGCTTTCTGATCGTATCATGAGCCGTTATGGTGATACCCCGCTGGGGATGGTGGAATCTGCTTTGGAGTTTCTGCGGATCTGTGAGGACCTCGACTATCACGAAGTGGTGTTGTCGATGAAAGCTTCCAATACGCGTATTATGGTGCAGGCTTACCGAATGCTGGTAGAACGCATGGAGCAGGAAGGTATGCGTCCATACCCGTTGCACCTCGGCGTTACCGAAGCAGGAGATGGTGAAGATGGCAGGATTAAATCTGCCGTTGGAATTGGGACCCTGCTGGAAGATGGTATTGGCGATACTGTGCGGGTATCATTGACCGAAGCACCAGAAGCCGAAGCACCAGTAGCAAAAAAATTGATTGACCGATATGTGGGACGTGCCGAACACGCTGAAATCCCAGCACTGAAACAATCGCCTGTAAACCCTTACACTTATGAGCGCAGAAAAACACAGGAAGTAAGTGTTTTTGGTGGTGCGCAGGTGCCCCGGGTAATTGCAGATATTTCTGCCCTGACCGCCCGTGGCGAGGTGCAATATAAAGACCTTAAAGTAATTGGCCACCATTATTTGCCTGAACTGGACAAGTGGAAAATGGGCGACCTTGGGGCTGATATGGTTTATGTGGGTAAGCACCCTTTGCCTTTCATGTTACCCAATGGACTGAAAGCGTTGGTGGATGCTTCGCTATGGCAACAGCAGGAAGCCGACGAACATCAATACCCTGTTTTTACTGCGCAAGAATGGTTGGCAACAGCACGTCAGCACGAGGCGCTGAACTTCATCCGCCTGTCTATGGCCGATTGGTCGGAAGCGTTGAAGGCGTCTTTGAAAGATTATCCAGTGGTATTTTTACTCGAGACTGAAAATGATCACGCCATGGTGGCCACCCGCCGTTTGATTTTTCAGCTGATGATGGAAAATGTGAACGTTCCTGTGGTTGCATGGAAACGATATGCCGAGCTGGAAGAGGAAGATTTTCAGGTGCATGCTTCAACAGATGTTGGAGGCCTGCTGATTGATGGCCTGGGGGATGGCGTAATGCTGAGCCCGAAATTTGTGGATCAGGATGCTGATGCCATGATGACCAGGGTAAAAATGTACAACCAGGTGAGTTTTGGTATTTTGCAGGCAGCAAGAACGAGAATGACCAAAACGGAATATATTTCTTGCCCTTCCTGCGGAAGAACGTTGTTTGATTTGCAGGAAACCACCGCCATGATTCGCCAGCGGACGGATCACCTCAAAGGGGTGAAAATCGGTATTATGGGCTGTATTGTTAACGGGCCAGGAGAGATGGCTGATGCAGATTATGGCTACGTAGGATCTGGCGTCGGGAAAATCACCCTGTACCGTGGGCAGGAAGTAGTGAAGCGAAATGTGCCTTCTGAAAATGCGGTGAATGAGCTGATTGAAATTATCAAAGAGGACGATAATTGGTTCGATCCACAATCATAA
- a CDS encoding ABC transporter ATP-binding protein, giving the protein MIEVKNLSKSFMGKSILRNINGTFEQGKVNMIIGASGTGKSVLLKSIVGLYPPEEGEVLFNGRSFYDCELKMQKEIRQEIGMLFQGSALFDSKTVAQNVKFPLDMLTDYSESEKEDRVADILKRVGLEHAHHKMPSEISGGMQKRVGIARAIINNSKYLFCDEPNSGLDPQTSILIDGLIREITLEYNTTTVVVSHDMNSVLEIGDHIIFLYKGDKIWEGPNTEITKAEPESLQQFISANKLLRAMVAEENKKR; this is encoded by the coding sequence ATGATTGAAGTAAAAAATCTTAGCAAATCTTTCATGGGGAAATCGATCCTCAGGAATATCAATGGGACCTTCGAGCAGGGAAAAGTCAATATGATTATTGGCGCATCTGGTACAGGAAAAAGCGTGTTGCTGAAATCAATTGTGGGGCTTTACCCTCCTGAGGAAGGGGAAGTGCTTTTCAATGGGCGCAGTTTTTATGATTGTGAGCTGAAAATGCAAAAAGAAATCCGGCAGGAAATCGGCATGCTGTTTCAGGGGTCTGCACTTTTTGACTCCAAGACGGTGGCTCAAAATGTGAAATTCCCCCTTGATATGCTGACCGATTACAGTGAAAGCGAGAAAGAGGACCGCGTAGCCGATATCCTGAAACGGGTAGGCCTCGAGCACGCACATCACAAAATGCCCTCGGAAATTTCGGGCGGTATGCAGAAGCGGGTGGGCATTGCCCGAGCCATTATCAATAACAGCAAATACCTGTTTTGCGATGAGCCCAATTCAGGCCTTGACCCACAGACGTCCATTCTTATTGATGGACTGATCAGGGAAATTACCCTCGAATATAACACCACCACGGTAGTTGTAAGTCATGATATGAATTCCGTACTCGAAATTGGCGATCACATTATTTTCCTCTATAAAGGCGATAAAATATGGGAGGGCCCCAATACAGAAATCACCAAGGCGGAACCTGAATCTTTACAACAATTTATCTCGGCCAACAAGCTTCTCAGGGCGATGGTCGCTGAAGAAAATAAGAAACGATGA
- a CDS encoding tRNA1(Val) (adenine(37)-N6)-methyltransferase: MAFHFKQFSVAQDQCGMKVTTDACILGAFAHHQNPVKILDIGAGTGLLSLMLAQRYPEAEVHAIEVDLKAFQQAKENFSNSPFSDRLHIHHGTIQDFAINAPHTFDLIAVNPPFFPDHLKSTDEARRKAFHNDLLPFNELAASIRLLLAPQGLCHILLPKTQCDWIELDMIVEQLFIQETLVIYPKEGAHNPRQINVFGKNAGFHYRRHSLTIKQPNDQYTSEMVNLMQPFYKNI; encoded by the coding sequence ATGGCTTTTCATTTTAAACAATTCTCTGTTGCCCAGGACCAATGTGGCATGAAGGTAACCACCGACGCATGCATTTTAGGTGCCTTTGCACACCACCAAAACCCTGTAAAAATTCTTGACATTGGCGCAGGCACAGGGCTACTGAGCCTGATGCTCGCCCAGCGCTACCCCGAGGCGGAAGTTCATGCTATTGAGGTAGACCTCAAGGCTTTTCAGCAGGCAAAGGAGAATTTCAGCAACTCCCCTTTCAGCGATCGGCTCCATATACACCATGGTACCATTCAGGATTTCGCCATCAACGCCCCACATACCTTCGACCTGATTGCGGTAAATCCGCCATTTTTCCCTGACCACCTCAAAAGTACCGACGAAGCCCGCCGCAAAGCTTTTCATAATGATCTGTTGCCCTTCAACGAACTTGCAGCATCCATTCGCTTATTACTGGCTCCTCAGGGGCTGTGTCATATTTTACTTCCCAAAACCCAATGCGACTGGATTGAGCTCGATATGATCGTGGAGCAACTCTTCATTCAGGAAACATTGGTCATCTACCCCAAGGAAGGGGCGCACAACCCCAGACAGATCAACGTTTTTGGGAAAAATGCAGGCTTCCACTATCGTCGCCATTCGTTAACCATCAAACAACCCAACGATCAGTACACCTCAGAAATGGTAAACTTAATGCAGCCATTCTATAAAAATATTTAA
- a CDS encoding TetR/AcrR family transcriptional regulator: protein MDKQAANKKKIQDTAKQLFLTQGYTKVTMDDIALQLGMSKKTLYKHFKGKYELLSKVIEEFKRKTGDGVNKILNDTELEYATKLKTMLKFIAVELSDISPVLIEDLQRNVPELWREINAYKKEAAFNRFSRLIEEGVKKGHINPEINQPLVVALYASGISNLINAEFYSSMPEEMVEQIPSSPSEIFDHMINIIYEGILTEETKKCLHSS, encoded by the coding sequence ATGGATAAGCAAGCTGCTAATAAAAAGAAAATTCAGGATACAGCTAAACAACTTTTTTTAACTCAGGGCTATACGAAGGTTACCATGGATGACATCGCCCTACAATTAGGAATGAGTAAAAAAACACTTTACAAGCACTTTAAGGGCAAGTATGAACTGCTTTCGAAAGTGATTGAGGAGTTCAAAAGAAAAACAGGCGATGGTGTCAATAAAATACTGAATGACACAGAGTTGGAATACGCTACAAAACTCAAAACCATGCTGAAGTTTATCGCTGTTGAACTTAGTGATATCAGTCCCGTGTTAATTGAGGATTTACAGCGCAATGTCCCTGAACTTTGGCGCGAGATCAATGCCTACAAAAAGGAAGCGGCCTTCAATCGCTTCAGCCGCCTGATTGAGGAAGGTGTGAAAAAAGGGCATATCAACCCAGAAATCAACCAGCCGTTGGTGGTAGCACTTTACGCTTCGGGTATCAGTAACCTGATCAATGCAGAGTTTTACAGCTCGATGCCCGAAGAGATGGTGGAGCAGATTCCTTCTTCGCCATCAGAGATTTTCGACCATATGATCAACATCATTTATGAAGGGATCCTTACGGAGGAAACTAAAAAATGTCTGCATAGCTCATAA
- a CDS encoding phosphatase PAP2 family protein: MLQQIFQLDQGWFLALNQWHWDFLDPIMYAITYKFTWIPFYAVLLYFLVKQYKKEVWVWILAIVVCIVCADQLASGLIKPLFMRPRPSHEPLLEGLVHVVGTRGGKFGFVSSHASNTFGLSLLLYKIMKPRYPWIKWLFFWAVVVAYSRIYVGVHYPLDVIGGALVGLFSGWVAVNFGNLLTHLFLKKDEEKNG; encoded by the coding sequence ATGCTTCAGCAAATTTTTCAGCTCGATCAGGGGTGGTTTTTGGCACTTAATCAATGGCATTGGGATTTTCTTGATCCGATCATGTATGCTATTACCTATAAATTTACTTGGATTCCCTTTTATGCTGTGCTGTTGTATTTTTTGGTTAAACAATACAAAAAGGAGGTATGGGTATGGATTTTAGCCATTGTCGTGTGTATTGTTTGCGCCGATCAACTGGCGAGCGGCCTGATCAAACCTCTTTTTATGCGACCGAGGCCAAGCCATGAGCCGCTGCTTGAAGGTTTGGTGCATGTGGTCGGTACCCGTGGAGGAAAATTTGGATTTGTTTCCTCACATGCTTCGAATACTTTCGGATTATCCTTATTATTATATAAAATCATGAAGCCGCGATACCCATGGATCAAATGGTTATTTTTTTGGGCGGTGGTTGTGGCTTATTCCCGAATTTATGTGGGGGTACATTATCCCCTTGATGTGATTGGCGGTGCACTGGTCGGTTTGTTCTCTGGTTGGGTAGCCGTGAACTTTGGGAATTTGCTGACGCATTTATTTTTAAAGAAAGATGAAGAAAAAAACGGATAG
- a CDS encoding SDR family oxidoreductase, producing the protein MNPLIVVTGGTKGIGKAIIHRFAQAGFDIVTCARNEADLLHLREELLKQFPETKCYVATVDMSKKEEVKSFGELVNSLPQAVEVLINNAGRFIPGFIHEEEEGVLEEMIETNLYSTYHLCRSIVPEMKERKAGHVFNICSTASITAYTNGGSYAISKHAQLGLTRVLREEMKEHGVKVTAIMPGATLTASWDGVDLPEERFMKAEDVAESVWSAYQMSPSAVVEEIVIRPQLGDLG; encoded by the coding sequence ATGAATCCATTAATCGTCGTTACGGGAGGTACCAAAGGTATCGGTAAAGCCATTATCCACCGCTTTGCCCAGGCAGGTTTTGATATTGTTACCTGCGCCAGAAATGAAGCAGATCTACTGCACCTTAGGGAAGAGCTGCTGAAGCAATTTCCTGAAACAAAGTGCTATGTGGCCACTGTGGATATGTCGAAAAAAGAGGAGGTGAAAAGCTTTGGCGAGTTGGTGAACAGCCTGCCGCAGGCAGTGGAAGTGTTGATCAATAATGCAGGGCGGTTTATTCCAGGCTTTATTCATGAGGAAGAAGAGGGTGTTTTGGAGGAAATGATCGAAACCAACCTGTACAGCACCTACCACCTGTGCCGTTCGATAGTTCCAGAGATGAAGGAGCGGAAAGCGGGCCATGTTTTCAATATTTGTTCAACGGCAAGTATTACCGCCTACACCAACGGTGGCTCTTATGCCATTTCCAAACATGCTCAACTCGGCCTGACCCGTGTATTGCGGGAAGAAATGAAGGAGCATGGGGTGAAGGTTACCGCGATTATGCCCGGGGCAACCCTGACCGCCTCCTGGGATGGGGTAGATTTACCCGAAGAGCGCTTTATGAAAGCGGAGGATGTTGCCGAAAGTGTATGGAGTGCCTACCAGATGAGTCCTTCGGCCGTGGTGGAAGAAATCGTGATCCGTCCACAGCTCGGTGATTTGGGGTAG
- a CDS encoding protein-L-isoaspartate(D-aspartate) O-methyltransferase, which produces MKKKTDSYQHQGLRRQLILELQKKGITDKNVLAVMGKIPRHYFFDEAFLFHAYEDKAFPIGDGQTISQPYTVAFMTQLLGVKAGYKILEIGTGSGYQASVLCHLGAAVYSVEYVKNLHLKAAEQLNEFGFSPTLFWGDGSKGLPAHAPYQGIIVTAGAPNLPQVLLEQLVVGGRLVIPVGDHERQKMYRYTRVSETKFEQEIFNDFSFVPLKGTFGW; this is translated from the coding sequence ATGAAGAAAAAAACGGATAGTTATCAACACCAGGGATTGCGCCGGCAACTGATTCTTGAGCTGCAAAAAAAAGGCATTACCGATAAAAATGTTTTGGCCGTGATGGGTAAAATCCCCCGACATTACTTTTTTGATGAGGCTTTTTTGTTTCATGCCTATGAGGACAAGGCTTTTCCAATAGGCGATGGGCAAACGATCTCTCAGCCATATACGGTCGCTTTCATGACGCAACTTTTGGGCGTGAAAGCGGGATATAAAATTCTTGAAATTGGTACAGGCTCAGGCTATCAGGCATCGGTGTTATGCCATTTGGGTGCTGCGGTATATTCTGTAGAGTATGTCAAGAATTTACATTTGAAAGCCGCAGAACAGCTTAATGAGTTCGGTTTCTCACCCACTTTATTTTGGGGCGATGGCTCCAAGGGTTTGCCTGCACATGCGCCTTATCAAGGGATAATCGTAACGGCGGGAGCACCAAATTTACCACAGGTTTTGTTAGAGCAACTTGTGGTTGGTGGTCGGTTGGTTATTCCTGTTGGTGACCATGAGCGACAAAAAATGTATCGATATACCCGTGTTTCGGAAACCAAATTCGAACAGGAGATATTTAATGATTTTAGTTTTGTACCTTTGAAAGGAACCTTTGGTTGGTAG
- a CDS encoding M61 family metallopeptidase, translating to MSKNLRLHSFLVLLLVALSSIAVAKPNVHYQLSMPMPQTHYFEVAFKVDNFRGQQAEVQMPVWAPGSYLVREFAGHVEGVKVTAQNGQELTFRKKDKATWVVNTKGNHSFTFSYKVYAYELSVRTSFIDASHAYINGTSVFMYLKGHKDLPIKLAITPAEGWSTISTAMDAGKEKNTFTAKDYDELADSPIEIGNQTVFDFTASGVKHTVAMYGQSNYDIPSLQVDMKKIVEQETAVFGGNPNEGSHYLFIVHNIENPGGGLEHKKSTTLQAERWQYGTDSGYKRFLSLVAHEYFHLWNVKRIRPEALGPFDYQHENYTSLLWVAEGVTTYYDDLLLLRSGAYTQEQYLSKLAATITRVENQPGSRVQSLASSSFDAWIKGYRTDENSYNSTISYYTKGVVVAALLDAIIIDGSKGKYKLDDVMKSLYQHYLKTGKGYDEALVKSTVEKYAKQNLDQFFADVIHGTKTIDYKKYFAAVGMNLTDAGLQAKKSPSLGVYFSNSGNDVVVRTVVRGGAGWNDGLNVHDEILAVDGVRMTMDNYKSVLSRMESGKAIDVLINRDGLLQTIKVTPQPMQTHQYKFSEMDKSTKQQEKLKAIWLAKND from the coding sequence ATGTCTAAAAATTTAAGACTCCATTCTTTTTTAGTGCTGCTGCTTGTCGCCCTGTCTTCTATAGCAGTTGCCAAACCTAATGTACACTACCAGTTGAGTATGCCGATGCCTCAAACGCATTATTTTGAGGTGGCCTTTAAAGTAGATAATTTCAGAGGCCAGCAGGCGGAAGTGCAGATGCCAGTCTGGGCACCAGGAAGCTACCTTGTTCGGGAATTTGCTGGCCATGTGGAAGGGGTAAAAGTTACTGCGCAAAATGGGCAGGAGCTGACCTTCAGGAAAAAAGACAAAGCCACCTGGGTGGTCAATACCAAAGGAAATCACAGTTTTACTTTCTCTTATAAGGTTTACGCTTACGAACTTTCGGTGCGTACCTCCTTTATCGATGCCTCCCATGCATATATCAATGGGACTTCCGTTTTTATGTACCTGAAAGGGCATAAAGATTTGCCGATCAAGTTGGCGATTACTCCTGCTGAGGGTTGGTCAACGATTTCTACGGCGATGGATGCAGGGAAAGAAAAAAACACTTTCACGGCCAAAGATTACGATGAGTTGGCAGATAGCCCTATTGAAATAGGCAACCAAACGGTATTTGATTTTACGGCCTCAGGGGTGAAGCACACCGTTGCGATGTACGGGCAGTCGAATTACGATATTCCTTCGCTTCAGGTAGATATGAAAAAAATTGTGGAGCAGGAAACGGCAGTTTTCGGTGGTAATCCGAACGAGGGTAGCCATTACCTTTTTATTGTTCACAATATTGAGAACCCTGGAGGAGGGCTGGAACATAAGAAATCGACCACCTTGCAGGCTGAACGCTGGCAATACGGTACTGACAGTGGCTACAAACGATTTCTATCGCTGGTAGCGCACGAATATTTCCACCTTTGGAATGTTAAGCGTATTCGCCCAGAAGCTTTGGGGCCATTTGATTATCAGCATGAAAATTACACCTCCTTATTATGGGTGGCCGAAGGAGTAACCACTTATTATGACGACCTGTTGCTGCTTCGTTCTGGTGCTTATACGCAAGAGCAATATTTGAGTAAGTTGGCGGCCACAATCACAAGGGTGGAAAATCAGCCAGGCTCACGGGTACAATCCTTGGCAAGTTCATCTTTTGATGCCTGGATCAAGGGTTACCGCACAGATGAAAACTCTTACAACTCCACGATCTCTTATTATACTAAAGGAGTCGTTGTGGCGGCCTTGTTGGATGCCATTATTATTGACGGCTCAAAAGGGAAGTATAAACTCGACGACGTGATGAAGTCATTGTATCAGCATTATCTGAAAACAGGGAAGGGCTATGATGAAGCTTTGGTGAAATCGACGGTTGAAAAGTATGCCAAGCAAAACCTGGATCAGTTTTTTGCTGATGTTATCCATGGTACGAAAACCATTGATTACAAGAAATATTTTGCTGCGGTTGGAATGAATTTGACAGATGCAGGTCTTCAGGCTAAAAAATCGCCATCTCTTGGGGTGTATTTCAGCAATTCAGGAAATGATGTTGTGGTTCGTACAGTGGTGCGTGGCGGTGCCGGATGGAACGATGGGCTGAATGTTCATGATGAAATTCTGGCGGTTGATGGTGTCCGAATGACGATGGACAATTACAAGTCGGTGCTGAGCCGAATGGAATCAGGCAAAGCGATCGATGTATTGATTAACAGAGATGGTTTACTTCAAACAATCAAGGTGACGCCTCAGCCAATGCAGACGCACCAATACAAGTTCAGTGAAATGGATAAATCGACTAAGCAACAAGAGAAACTTAAAGCGATTTGGCTGGCAAAAAATGATTAA